TAGATTTCCATGAAAACCAAACCACATTCCAGATTATATACATGGCACGCATAACGAAACTAACAATTTTAGATAAAATTAACACAATGTCGTACCAATAACGTGTAATGTTATCAAAATTATCGCGTATTGCCGCATCTTTTAGACGATCAAACATGTTGTTGAAGGGATTGCCGGGGTTGTGGGATGACCAGATGTGTTCTTGAATGCAAGGAAGGTTTTGGGGAGAAAGGGATCGAAATGGTGCTTCTCATGGAAGCTTGAGGATTATAAAGTTGTGAAAGGGTTAGCTTTGGGTGAAATGACCAAACTGTCCTTCACACCTTTAAATAATGGAACGCCCAACTAATGAGACTTTGCCAGTGGGACACGATTGATTTCAATCGAAAACCATATGTACTCGAATGATATAAACGTGTGTAATCCACTATACTATCATCCATCTTTGTATACTCATTCGGTAGTATCTCATAATTTgtgagtagagagagagagagagagagagagggtgagaTGGGAGAGGTGAAGCACATACTTCTAGCGAAATTCAAGGATGGAATCTCGCAACAACAGATCGACGATCTCATCAAGGGTTATGCAAATCTCGtcaatcacattgaacccatGAAGTCCTTTCGATGGTAACATTCATTTCTCAATCTCAACTTTTACTTACATCCATCTTTCATCTCTTTCGTTCAAATTGCTTTCCGATTATATGTTCATATTCTTCATTATTAAAGCGATTTGACTTTGATTTGGTACTAAAACATCATCACAGGGGGGTGTTAGGTTTTGTTTGCTGTTTTTAAAAAATGGATGAGTTTCGATAAGAtttatactttgactttcaagCAGATTTGTTTGACATTGACAATAATAGATCATgaatttatttacatttttattcATCGCAGATTAGGTTTACTTGTTCTAATTTTCATATGCCTTGTTTAGCTTCAACAAgaaatttatttatttgttattttttcCAAAAACAAAAAAGTTCTGTTTCAAAGATTTCACTCTTATGAAGAAGACCTAGATCTCAGTGTTTTCATAACCTTACCAGTTATCGAACCGGATGATTTAATAAGGGCTGTTTCGCTAAGCTTTTTAAAATTTATTGGCTTTTAAAAAAGCCAAATAAGTCAAAACTAGAATTAGGACCCGCCGCAATACGGcagggattctttagttataactaagtcgatttaggactcgCTAGTTATGTTGAACCTGTGAAACGGGAAAAAAAAATAGACggtgtaaaaacgttcacccacacacgcacgttgcgtcgcgttagctcgcaaaatttagaacgaaacgtaaaaacgttaaaccaaagacgcacgttgcgatgtgttaagtcacaaaatttagaacgaagcataaagccaaaaatgaaaactataaaggaccaaagttgaaagtaaaaaaaagttgtgagtatagattgcaaaagataaatagttttgggttaaaagtacaaaacaaatagttttaggttaaaattaatttattaaatacttttgggtgaaaagtaaaaaatcaattttttttgaaaaatcccaaagccaaggttacaacaaccatatgcataaccattttttctttgaacccccccccccccggggcGTAAAACTGTGCCAAATAGCATCAATGCCACATTACCGCAGCGACCgccaacactgaagttgcggcgtgtttGCGGCGTGTTTATGtgaagaaattagaccgaaacgctAACCATGGAAATTagtaactaagtcgatctaggacccgcacgttatgtcgaacttgtcaaacggggaaataatagacgatgtaaaaacgttgaaccacacacgcacgttgcgtcgtgttaactcacaaagtttagaacgaaacgtaaaaacgttacaCCACGCACGTTGCAATGTGTTAACccacaaaatttagaacaaagcataaagcgaaaaatttgcggaaagtgaaaactataaaggactaaagttgaaagtgaaaaaagttgtgaggatagatagtaaaagataaaaagttttgggttaaaagtaaagaaaacaaatagttttgggttaaaattaaTTTAACAAATacctttgggtgaaaagtaaaaatatcaattttttttgaaaaactcacaaAGCATTGGGTACAAGACATATATGCACAAAAAGGTTGCTAATTTATagtgttttaatttaatttaatgttttaatttaatttaattaatttaataatGTTTGGATaaaggaaaatgaatttttaaaaTAACTTTTTGTCTAAGATGGAAAAGTCATTTTAAAAAGCTAGAATATCCtgacttttcaaaactttttctcttattggcttttcccacccaaggtttaaaagaacggaaacgagtttcgaggcgttttcccttcgcctcacgaggcgtaagcctcgaggcgaaacgaggcgtaaggccgaggcggtattaataaataaatataaaaattatatatatattataaaaataataatactaactaatttcatcatcagattcaccaaaatcatcaaaaacatacttaaaaaagacatgaaatgcttgaaattgacacaaaaagtcaaaaacataaaaaaagctATCAAAATCCCCTGAGTCGCAACTTTCTTCgcgcctcagcccctctgaggcacatatacattaaaaataccatgaggcgcgcctcagcctcgttttttggccgtttcgcctTGAGGTGCGCCTTGAGGCGCACGCCTCaaacgttttttaaaaccatgttcCCACcacataagctaatccaaacacttttttaaaactacttttcaaaaagtcataagtcaataagtcGTTTTAACAAAAAGTCATTTTTGACAtctttggctaagcttatttactcaaggcatgtttggctaagctttttgaaacaacttgttgACTTATTAGTTTTTTcaaaaaagccaataagtcaaaaTAATGTTTCGGTAATTAAAAATGACTTTTAAAAACAACTTTCTGTATAGAAGGAAAAGTCAGTTTTGAAAAGTTAGTATTTTGTGACTTTTTGTAACTTCTTACAACTTTTCAAAACACAATTACAGAATTACCCTCTGCCCTAAGCTAATCCACTTATAAGCTAATTAAAACACTTTTTTAAGAAAACAACTTATgaacttattggcttttcccaccccataagctaatccaaacacttttttaaaaagtCATAAGTCAATAAATCCTTTTAACAAAAAGTTGTTTTTGagttaaataagcttagccaaaataactaaaaattaatgtgtatatgtatatggaAGCTGGGATGTATTCTTTTCAGAACCTAGTTTATGTTAAAAACTACGAGCATCACATAAAGCACTAATACGTAGTGCCTTGATGATTTAATGAGATGGCTATGTAAACGCCTTTTGTATTACATTTAAATTAAAAGGTACAGGTACAGTTCTTGAAATTCTCAACATATTCTTGATTATGAAATGAACGCCCTGTACTAAATATGCCGAAATAAACAAAATTTTGGGGCGTAAATGAATCACTAAATGAGATTTTGGAAATAGAATAAAACGAAAAAATTTAACATATTCCTGATTatgttaaatgccattttaggtcctgtggtttgggccattttgccagtttagtccaaagttttcatttttctcccgtgggtccaaaaaggtttcaccgttgccattttagtccacttggttaacttcatccattttttctgttaaccagAAGGGCGATTCGggcattttatatgtaattctgttaactagaaagacaatttggccatataaaatgaccgaatcgcCCTTCTGGTTAAcaaaaataatggatgaagttaacccagtggactaaaatggcaacagtgaaacctttttggacctacatgtgaaaaatgaaacctttggattaACCTGGCAAAATGgtccaaaccacaaggactaaaatggcatttaactcatgTAAAATTTGTAAATTATGTCCAACCATGGATCTAACCAGCTCAAATGAAGGTGGTTCAAGATTCCTCAACCGGACCgattggtttggtttggttatgTGAACACTGTTTGATACTCCTTTGTTTGAtctttggttttataaatcagCAGAAGTTTCTGAATTTGGTcaacattttgaaaactttggtACCAGGGGAACAGATGTGAGCATTGAGAATCTGCATCAAGGCTTCACTCATGTGTTTGAGTCAACCTTTGAAACTGTTGAAGGCATTGCAACATATATATCTCATCCTGTCCATGTTGAGTTTGCAACCCTTTTTCTCGGTCATCTGGATAAAGTTCTCGTCGTTGACTTTAAACCTACTGCAGTTGACCCATGAACAACTTCTTCAAAACTCTACCATTTGCTATGCCTAGACTTATGATCCATGAGTTTGTTTGTTTCTTTTTGAAAGATCTGTTGTTGTTCAAACCCAAAGACTTTTGTTGACTCCggtcaaaataaataaataatgtaacAGCTTATATGCTTATAGtcaggggctgtttggcaacttatgaatggttaagtgttgaaccaataagaggtctgaaccattaagagctagtataatgtttaaccgttcagagacaaatgtctgaccaattcagattagaggtcttaaccattcagactcagtataatgcttacccatttagaggcaaatatctgaaccattcagatatcagctcgcgaaacaaacagtctgaacaattaagtgctgaaccagtaagaggtctgaaccattaagagactcattaagaggtaaacaaacagcccctgacGGACCTAAGATTTTTATTACGGGGGCGATCAAGGTGCTTAACCAAAATTTTACGGGAGAGATGGGATTCTAGTGTATATAATAGTAATTTTTTTCATTGAGGACGTTTGATTGCATGCTTATACCATGGGTCGGTCAATGCTTATAGTGATCGTTACAAAATCGAAAATAAggattttattttatatttaaagcCGGGAATTGTGAGTTTATGTGAAATTGGTTAGATCGAGAATCTATAAATCCCTTTGCTTATATTGTGGTTGACTTCACGGTGCATTTCCTAGATCTTGGTTTGATAGATTAACTTACTCAAGAATGAATAATAATATAGTATTTGTTAAAAAAGATGATGACATGAATGTTAGGTAAAGTATACGTAGGTGACCTCATATTTGATCCAACAAAGCAAGAATTATGTGATGGATTTTCAAACGTAAAAATCAAGATTTATGTTATGGATTTTCTAATCGTAAGATGATACTTATATCAATATATAAATATTATGTGTAGTacgggctgtaaacgaaccgaatgaaaagtaaatgtgttcacgaacggttcatgaacacttaccgaacagGATTTTATGTTCGTAtttgttcattaaggaaatgagcatgttcgcgaacggttcacgaacacaaacgaatacaaataaatttggcgaacgcggcaaaagataaagatagatggcccagagattagcactcgaacttgaatcccttattgtggaacggatgtcgatcgtattcgccgatgtaaataatgaaaaatgaaagggaaatgatgcataaacaaggtgaaaatgAGTTTCCTAgcattgttagggtaataaaataaataaaaattttgatagtataaaaagtacaaataaaatataagaaagtacaaataTCTTCAATTAAACTTAAatatacgaacataaacgaacgcaaatcaacgaatgttcacgaacacgttcacgaacaccttaccgaacgttcacgaacacaatcgaacgaacgagacctctgttcatgttcgttcatttaactaatcgaacgaaatttcttgttcatgtttgttcgtttattaaacgaacgaacataaacaaacttcccgccgaacgattcacgaactgttcgctgaacgttcggttcgtttactgCCCTAA
This is a stretch of genomic DNA from Helianthus annuus cultivar XRQ/B chromosome 16, HanXRQr2.0-SUNRISE, whole genome shotgun sequence. It encodes these proteins:
- the LOC110915718 gene encoding stress-response A/B barrel domain-containing protein HS1, with the translated sequence MGEVKHILLAKFKDGISQQQIDDLIKGYANLVNHIEPMKSFRWGTDVSIENLHQGFTHVFESTFETVEGIATYISHPVHVEFATLFLGHLDKVLVVDFKPTAVDP